CCTTTGATGAACCAAACCACATGCATACAGTACAGAAAAAGCTGTTCCTGTGGTATAATAAGAGCGTAGAAGTAGTAGTTTAACCATTTGTTCTACCCACTTTCTCCCTGAACAGATCTGTCCCCCTGCCCCCATCGGTGATATTTAAAACTGTGTGAAACTCTTCAAGAGCAGCTGGGAGATGGTGATGTGTTGTAGGTAAAAGGTTATGCATCTTTCAGCTTATTAGTTCTGAGTTCTCTCCCATTTCTTCAGAAATGGCTTTTCCTGTACAAAAATTTCTAGTGGGTTAGGGTTATACTTGTAACAGACATCTTGACCCTAATTGGGAGGCACTGACACTTCAGTATTTCGTTGTGGAAAGCAGATGATTTGTCAACCTTTCCTCTTTACTTTTTGGACTTGGGTTTCCTACCTGTTCACCTTTTCATGCTACAGTGACATTTTAAGTGGCTTTTCAGATGTTCGTTGAGTATTTTTGAAAAAACAGAACACTCACCACACAGCCTGCAGTCCACTGTCAACTTTGggtatctttttttctttctatgcTGACTTTTTTCCCTCAATATCAAAACCTCTGATTGTAAAAGCGTTGGTATAGACAACCCAAGAGTTTGTTTAAACAAGCTACTCTTTCCACTGTGGTTACCAATTCCATTGTCTGTCTCACGCAGTCTAGATTTTCACTTATCTAGTAAACTTTTTGCACAAAAGggaaggactcatctcaaagtaTGTTGCTTTAATAACTTAATTTTGTAATAAAAACAAAAGTGTAACACTACCCTAGTGTAGACCAACTTTCTTGTGCTTTTTGTGGGTTTTACCATAATGTATTAGTATTATAATAGTAAAACATGGCCAAGATCTAAAGAACTTCTGGTCATCTCAGTGACTTCTATGCATCCAGTGCAATtgcagtgatttttaaaaatcttgcctACGGGTTTCCAAGGCAACTGACAATAAGAGCCAATTtgaggcatttaaaaaaataaatgacagTGGCAATACATGAACCCTTTGTAATAGGTTAGTCAGAAAACatatgagtggcccaaggtcacccatcaagcttccatggcagagtgaagattcaaacctagttctcccagatccatgtccagcactctaaccactatatcacactggctctctgatCTTTAAAGGTTCTTTTTTAGTTGCCATGTGGTAAAGGACCCTGCGATTTAAGAAACAATTGCTCATGGTTTCCCCCTTAGGAATGTGATTCCAGTTGCATGATTATGTGGAAACTGGGTCTTGCTGAAATAAAATCCATTGCTTGTGCAAAATATTATTCAGCACTTTTTTAAAGTATCATGTTACTGATTGGTCAGGAAAATAAAGTATATCTATAAACAATATTTAAGCACagttttttctctttcttccagAATTCAACTCAAGTGTAGAAGAAGTAAAAGATGTGATTTCTAAAGTTGCAATAATAAGCCTTGTCCCATTGCTTGTGGTAACTGTCGCTGTGATTCTCATCTTTTACTGCTACCGTATTcagaggagaaggaagctcaacaaGGCATGGGAGAAGAATGTGAAATCCAAGAAGCATAAAGACTGTAGCGATGTTTGTGCCATGTTAGATGACAACCATTCTGACATTAGTTCTACTTGCGCTAACAACATTAACCATAATACTGAACTGTTGCCCATTGAATTGGACACCCTTGTGGGCAAAGGGAGGTTTGCAGAAGTCTATAAAGCAAAACTGAAGCAAAATACATCAGAACAGTTTGAAACAGTGGCGGTCAAGATCTTCCCCTATGAAGAATATGCCTCTTGGAAGACCGAGAAAGACATCTTCTCAGACATAAACCTGAAGCATGAGAACATCCTTCAGTTCTTGACAGCAGAGGAGCGCAAAACAGATTTAGGCAAACAGTATTGGTTGATCACTGCTTTCCACTCAAGGGGAAACTTGCAAGAATACCTCATAAAACACATCATTAGCTGGGAGGACCTCTGGAAACTGGGTGGCTCTTTGGCTCGTGGGATTGCCCACCTTCACAGTGACCATACACCTTGTGGCCGACCCAAGACGCCTATTGTCCACAGAGATCTAAAGAGTTCCAATATTCTGGTGAAAAATGATCTAACATGCTGCCTCTGCGACTTTGGGCTATCTCTGAGGCTGGACCCTACTCTCTCTGTAGATGATCTGGCTAACAGTGGGCAGGTGAGCTGAGGGCAtggtattaaaaaaaatgaagtgtTTAAAACTAGCAAAATATCTGCCATTGTGTTGGGTAAATTGCATTTGGAGATAAGCCTTGCACATCATAGGAAAGATTCTGTATTCCCCTTCAGGACCAGTACCTTTGAGGGCTGGGTGACCCTTTTTTCAGGGCTAGAGAGCAGGTTTTGCTTTCACTGCTGTAGTGTCACCTAGTATTGTTGTTTACTTGTCCCCACAAGCAGTTTACAGCCACAATCCTCCTTTTCACATTTCTGCCACAGATTATTACATTTACCCATATGGAAACTGGACACATTTTACTTTCCAGAATGGATTACTGTGTGACATTAACTGTCCAAACTGCCCTTTTTACTGTTCCTTTTGTAAAATGCTTATAGGTTGGCACAGCGAGGTACATGGCTCCTGAAGTCCTGGAATCCAGAATGAACTTGGATAATGTTGAATCCTTCAAGCAGACGGATGTCTATTCCATGGCTTTGGTTCTCTGGGAAATGACCTCTCGCTGCAATAGTGTTGGAGGTAAGTGAGGCAGCCTCTTTCTGTGAACAACAGTTTGTTTTAAGGTGGTATTTAAATACTGAGCTCTAAAAGTTTCAGGAATTTGTTTTGTATTGTGCTTACATACCTTGTCCCACCATCCAAGTAGCTTCCAGAGGTAAACATTAGTTTCAGGAacagcattgtaccctgctgtcAGCTGCTCTGGATGTTCTTTTAACAATTTTTCCTTCTATAATTGAACCAGTTCATATTGCTGAGATCATATTGTCTTGACTGACAAAATGCATCTAACTTCTGCTTTGGAAACTAAACCCAGTTAGCTCCTGAGAACTGCCTGGATAGAAGACTGTTTTGTACAGAGTGGGCAGGGAGAATCAGACAGGGAGAAACTTGCTCTGATTACTTTGGGAATAGCAGAGTGCAAGCTGAAATGCGCAAATAAATATTATATGTATTAAGTAACATTTCAGAGTACAATTTTAACCATTTGGTAAACTAACAGCCTTTGCAGATTAATGTGCTGTAAGTAAAGGAGGGAACAAGATGTATCACACCAGATTTGTATAGATTCTACATAGGTCAACAAGTCAGTATTATGTTGTAAATACCAATACACACAAGTTTTGTGGGCACTAAGCAATCTGAAGAACAAATTCTTCCAGCTGCATATGTTACAAAAGACATCCAAACAGCATCAAGAAGGGCTTTTCTGGAATCCCCAGCATGAACACTCTATCTCTATCATTCAAATTTTAGTGTTTACATTGTTGACCACATAAGACCAAGAATAGATGCTGATTTCCCAGTTACCCTTGTAGTCTTTATTCCCATGTGATTGTAGCATCCATTCCTCTACTGATAATTTCCAGTCCTGTTGATGTAGTCTCTAGTGAAGAGGCAGTAGCATGGCGAAAGAGAGCTTGAATGTTGTACTGAATAATATTTGCATCTTGTTCATTGCTTAATTGAGTAAAACTGAAGGAATCAAGGTGCAATTATAAATGCAATCTGTATGTTCCAaaggggaattagtttggtggagAAAAGTGTTGCCTGTCTCTATATAGCAACTCTGGTCCCCTTTGTAGGCTCGCATTCAACcgctaaccaggactgacccagttttgcttccaaggtctgataagATTGAGCtaactgggccatccaggtcaaagcaAGAATTAGTTTAGGCTTACCTTGAAACTGTACTGTAACATACAAACATGCTGTTCAGAAGCCACCAGTATGGCAAGTTTATTCCTACTCATAAAATGTGACATTGATCTTGTACTGGCAACCCAGATAGTTTGCAGTTCCATATCTATAGGAAATTCTGTACAAAGAGTAATTTCTCTGGGCAAATGGGACATCTGTTGCTACCTAGTTGATTTGGCATCTTGGAGGGAACCAAATGTATTAAAATTTGGTCTGTGTGTCTTACCATTGctttgctttaatttttttaatgggaTCTGGGAGTCTCTAAAGACAGTTTCACAAACTTTTTGTGGGGGTGACTATTTAAATATCCTGTTTGATAAacatttgataaaatggaacttTTAATTTCCAAGGTGTCAACCCGCAAGCTCAACCTTTGTAATCCTTTCTATAAAGAGATTTAAAAGTTGATCAGATTTGTGCCTGCCTTTCTGGAATTTTGGCTTATTGCTCTCAGCAGCTTTCCTTTTTAAGGCATGTGTGAGCTAGCTGTTTCCTCAGGAAGACTCTTCCGTCCTTGGCGATGCCTGAAGTCTCTTCCTGTTACTCTTTGATGAGCACACAGGAATAGTGCCTGTGGTAAGAACCACCCTCACAGCAGCTCTCCTTAGAAAGTGAGTTGCCTATAATGAATAGAATCAGGATTTTAaccggtggggggagggagggtcatGTACTATTCCAGCTAGGAAAAAGGTGGGGCCCCTTACAAAGGTCTCTTTAAAAATAGCCTGTGGCAACAGCTAATCATTACATCACACACAGGAAATACATCCACAAAATCGTATAGTACTGGAAAACAGTCCAATACACCATAAGCTGTATATTTATTGGAAAACAAAGATACTAGCCAGCTAAGTTAGCATCAGCTGTTGTATCAGCAACAGTTTTACTCAGGGATCCAAACTGTTTCTCCTTGGAATGGAAAGGCATTTATCTTTTCCAGAAGCAAAAAGCGATTTCCAGTTCCTCCTTCTTATTGTAGACCCATTGCTGTATGTGATACCAATCTGGAGGGTCCCTTAACCTTCAAGAGCAGCTTTTTGAGCGTACAGTGGCTCACCGTGGGAAGGGGTATAGGTGGAAAAGTTTTGCAGGGTTTTTATAGAGGTGCAAGACCTTGGTGGCAAGGAAGACCTAAAGATGTCAGCTGTTTCTTTGGCTAGCAGAATAGGGTGTGTTTATAGATGGCTTTCACCTTTCTGTAACAAAGGAAGCACTATGTTATGCTTGGGAATGAGACTGAAAGGTACAGGTGTTCTTGCACAGCCTATGTAGTGAAGCAAAGATTTGCTGAACACTGTCTTCACAGTATCCCAAATCCTTTTTACTCTGCTTTTAGTTAAAATGCATGGAGTCTTAATCTGTATGCTGCAGTTGTAAACAGAAGTGTAGttacaggtgggggtggggagtgagctGAAGAAACAGGCCAGTCTGTGGCTAGCTGGCCCGAATGCTGAGAATCTGGTGTGTGGGAAGTAGGGTATAGTTTCCTTGATGTTTCACTGGAGTATAATTTGAAGTCATATTTAGAAACTCAGGAAtgctgcttttgagaaagcttGAACTGCTCCACTACCCTGTTAACTTGGTATTTCAGTTGGCACAGCAGCTGTGTACCAGATGTTATGCTTTGTGAGAAATATCATTTCCATCCAGGCATTTTCCTTTTGCAGCCGACATGGATACTGTGAGAAAGGAAAGCATGGCAGGCGTTAAGTGATCTGACAGCCCTCTAAAAGCCACTTATTTTCAAGACCTTTGTTGCCAGTACATGACATTAGTGAGAATAACCAAGGTTATCAGAGAATAATCAGGAAAATAGCTTTTGAAATGGCTTCTATTTCTCAAGACTGTCCTAAGTGATATTGTGTTGTTTGAGAGAGAAGCTAGCTTGATTTGAAAACAACTCCTTTGGTTAAATTGAGGAACCTTCAACAGCTACAAAagtggggaggtgggggaaagtgctTTGTTTTGTATTTGGAGTAGGGAGCAAAAGCCCAGTACTTCTGACAAGTTCTAGGCTTCTTCAGGTCCTCTTTTTTCAGGGCACAATGTGAGGCTGCCTGTGGgaggcaaccttgggccagtcactctcttttggcctaacctccctcacaaggtggttgtgaggataaatggaagaaaggacaccatgcacctttttaaaaatgacagaTAATAGATGGAGCCCAAAGCTTAGGGTTTTGTTAGGAACTAGACTCATCCAAGGGCCAGACCTGTGCTGTAAGCATAGTACCAAGATATGGTCCATTTATGCCATGTCAGATGGAGAGTTTTTTCCATTGCTGTAATTGTACTGTGGAATAGGATTGTGTGTGTTTGGAGTCCATGTTATAAGCTTCAAGATGGCTTACAGGATTAATGCTTGGCCCCTGAACAGCTGAATAAAAAGCTAACCTATGCAAATTACACTTATGTTTAATGCCAATACCTAACTAGCATTATGCCAAGGAGCAAGAAAATGCATACCTTTTCCACATAATTTTACTTTCAGAAAGTGTTGCTTCTGGCTT
This portion of the Heteronotia binoei isolate CCM8104 ecotype False Entrance Well chromosome 10, APGP_CSIRO_Hbin_v1, whole genome shotgun sequence genome encodes:
- the TGFBR2 gene encoding TGF-beta receptor type-2 — protein: MSWLPKPVLLWALLNSTAHPLIRVTAEGHAAKMLHGAVPLRGLCKFCDVKSTTCTNEGHCFSDCNITSICEDVNEVCAAVWRKNDENITLETICHDPKQDLHGYKLDDFNSKKCVMKEMKDAGGLLFMCSCSDEECNDELIFSDKFNSSVEEVKDVISKVAIISLVPLLVVTVAVILIFYCYRIQRRRKLNKAWEKNVKSKKHKDCSDVCAMLDDNHSDISSTCANNINHNTELLPIELDTLVGKGRFAEVYKAKLKQNTSEQFETVAVKIFPYEEYASWKTEKDIFSDINLKHENILQFLTAEERKTDLGKQYWLITAFHSRGNLQEYLIKHIISWEDLWKLGGSLARGIAHLHSDHTPCGRPKTPIVHRDLKSSNILVKNDLTCCLCDFGLSLRLDPTLSVDDLANSGQVGTARYMAPEVLESRMNLDNVESFKQTDVYSMALVLWEMTSRCNSVGEVKDYEPPFGSKVREHPCVESMKDNVLRDRGRPEIPSSWLNHQGIQKVCETLVECWDHDPEARLTAQCVAERFNDLEYQDRLSGRSSSEEKIPEDSSVNSAK